Proteins from one Anastrepha obliqua isolate idAnaObli1 chromosome 2, idAnaObli1_1.0, whole genome shotgun sequence genomic window:
- the LOC129238826 gene encoding homeobox protein prospero-like, whose translation MENCLGGSKRTIRAQRDLQQLKQQCQQQPPNQNFYTQQQPQVHRQAQTIKQQQQHLQQQLLQQQQQQQQQQQQRFLQEEQQLQKAATQLHLQQQQQQHQQQQQLIHPLQQLTLQHHQHQQQQEQQQQQQQRDIAYQLAAESEHNRSASMSTTPKFVANCLHFPPPPDYPPPPPKTPTAATATTVTTAATKTMSTANVKSATTATVTTTATTPLASKGNAGAHHHQHHQHYHQQQQQQQLQQQQLQQHHQLPAHHFTQQQHQQHQLTDNVLTHLEPLASPAVSAAAHNATLAVSATLTPQVNNATTNHHSSASSSPSSSSATSGTTIGVSPYGRRQVLPRYPDPDPDAIEVCNEQEPINISKVSTRHNSKTLGRAHELLNSDGKWSAVQQTTSLQLLHQHAHSTHPHAQHDYSYAYYEPGAAMRHSNIPPPEMVPGSAHTLHHAPPPPNSIRALLSKGKKNKLLASPAARHAYQAHYGHDGAIACDSATFRGIAGATSENFYEEISSNEAALQYHHNSHHHHLRPSATSHSAGSLNQSLVEEELRRVQNRHHKILGELNLSVEAMLMPESPPNNSPTSCEAPTVSVTTASGQPNIGAVGAGGAASLRLSSTSADNICDANLSELLSTVGPTDELLSPVQSSTNAAFCAADLDSGFSGSSGASYIGSLRIHKTNAALSHIMSTRQTHANNAVQSSASCNFSYGTQSCRSFQRSSSTKQPHQLTIDDDLNSGFLTRASCGRRILNCAKIRAAEDPGPVVPTESKARSFWNRKGWRKLPGFSTSTSSINDTGITGEPISMKNVKGDTTDTKTRTKTKTKNTSTKAIPLICLKR comes from the coding sequence ATGGAGAACTGCTTAGGCGGCAGCAAACGTACAATTCGAGCACAAAGGGACTTACAACAATTAAAGCAGCAATGCCAGCAACAGCCACCGAACCAGAATTTCTATACGCAGCAACAGCCGCAGGTCCATCGGCAAGCGCAAACAAtcaagcagcagcaacaacatctACAACAGCAACTcttacagcagcagcaacaacaacagcaacagcagcagcaaaggTTTTTACAAGAAGAGCAACAACTGCAAAAAGCTGCAACACAACTACACctccagcagcagcagcagcagcaccaacaacaacaacagcttatACATCCGCTTCAGCAATTAACGCTACAACATCATCAACATCAACAGCAGcaagaacagcaacaacaacagcagcagcgcgATATTGCTTATCAATTGGCCGCGGAGTCGGAGCACAATCGTTCTGCGTCCATGTCGACAACACCTAAATTTGTCGCCAATTGTTTGCATTTTCCACCGCCGCCAGATTATCCACCACCACCGCCGAAAACGCCAACGGCTGCGACCGCCACCACTGTGACCACAGCTGCCACTAAAACAATGTCCACGGCAAATGTGAAGTCAGCAACGACAGCGACTgtgacaacaacagcaacaacgccGCTTGCAAGCAAAGGGAATGCCGGTGCTCATCACCACCAACACCATCAACATTAtcatcaacagcagcaacaacaacaactacaacaacaacagctacagCAACATCACCAATTGCCAGCACATCACTTTACacaacagcaacatcaacaacacCAACTCACTGACAATGTTCTGACACACTTGGAGCCACTGGCGTCACCTGCTGTGTCCGCTGCCGCACACAACGCTACGCTTGCGGTGAGTGCCACTCTGACCCCACAAGTGAACAATGCCACAACTAACCACCATTCGTCCGCGTCGAGCTCGCCATCATCGTCCTCGGCGACAAGTGGCACCACCATAGGTGTCAGCCCGTATGGACGGCGGCAAGTGTTGCCGCGCTATCCCGATCCCGACCCCGATGCCATTGAGGTTTGCAACGAGCAAGAGCCCATAAACATTTCGAAAGTGTCAACGCGTCACAATAGCAAAACACTCGGCCGTGCACACGAACTACTCAACTCAGACGGGAAATGGTCTGCGGTACAACAGACCACAAGCTTACAGCTGTTGCATCAACATGCGCACTCCACACACCCACACGCACAGCACGATTACTCATACGCATACTATGAGCCAGGCGCCGCGATGCGTCATTCGAATATACCACCGCCAGAAATGGTACCTGGCAGCGCACACACACTCCATCACGCACCACCGCCGCCAAACTCAATACGTGCCCTACTCTCCAAGGGCAAGAAGAACAAATTGTTGGCATCGCCGGCCGCGCGGCATGCCTATCAGGCGCATTACGGGCATGATGGCGCCATTGCATGTGATAGCGCCACGTTTCGCGGTATTGCGGGTGCGACTAGTGAGAATTTCTACGAGGAGATATCCTCCAATGAAGCTGCACTCCAATACCACCACAATAGCCACCATCATCATCTAAGGCCATCGGCTACTTCACATTCGGCCGGTTCACTGAATCAATCATTGGTTGAAGAGGAATTGCGACGCGTACAAAATCGCCATCATAAAATACTTGGCGAGCTAAATCTGTCCGTCGAGGCCATGCTGATGCCTGAGAGTCCGCCCAATAATAGTCCGACCAGTTGTGAGGCGCCCACCGTTAGCGTTACCACCGCCTCAGGCCAACCAAATATAGGCGCGGTGGGTGCCGGTGGCGCGGCCAGCTTACGACTCTCTTCAACGTCAGCTGATAATATCTGTGATGCAAATCTTTCCGAGCTGCTAAGCACAGTGGGGCCCACTGATGAGCTACTCTCACCTGTACAGTCGTCGACAAATGCCGCCTTCTGTGCTGCCGACTTAGATAGCGGCTTCAGTGGCAGCAGCGGCGCCAGCTACATTGGCAGTCTACGTATACACAAAACGAATGCAGCGCTATCACATATAATGAGTACACGACAAACGCATGCAAATAATGCAGTGCAGTCATCCGCATCCTGCAATTTCTCTTACGGCACACAAAGTTGCCGCTCTTTTCAACGCTCTTCCTCCACCAAGCAACCGCACCAATTGACGATTGACGATGATTTAAATTCGGGATTTTTGACACGCGCCTCTTGCGGCCGCCGCATACTTAATTGTGCCAAGATTCGAGCCGCTGAGGATCCAGGACCGGTGGTGCCGACCGAGTCGAAAGCGCGGAGCTTCTGGAATCGCAAGGGCTGGCGTAAATTGCCCGGATTCTCGACGTCTACATCCAGCATTAACGACACTGGCATAACAGGTGAGCCAATTTCCATGAAAAATGTGAAAGGAGACACAACAGACACGAAGACGAgaacgaaaacgaaaacgaaaaatacGAGTACAAAGGCGATTCCATTAATCTGCTTAAAACGCTGA